The Chrysemys picta bellii isolate R12L10 chromosome 12, ASM1138683v2, whole genome shotgun sequence genome has a segment encoding these proteins:
- the LOC112059652 gene encoding olfactory receptor 14A16-like, which translates to MSNLTTMTEFLLLGFSDVQELQILHFVVFLVIYLVALVGNLLIFMAIAFDHHLHTPMYFFLMNLSILDLGSISVTVPKSMANSLMNSKSISYAGCVAQVFFLLFFLGADFSFLTIMAYDRYVAICQPLHYERMMNSRACVQMAASAWITGILNSVLHTRNTFALTFCGGNMVDQFFCEIPQLLKLSCSDSYLSEFGVLAFSACLLLGCFVFIIVSYVQIFKSVLRIPSEQGRHKAFSTCLPHLTVVSLFVFTGSFAYLKPTSSSPSALDLVVAVLYSVLPQIMNPIVYSLRNKEMNAALRRLTGCR; encoded by the coding sequence ATGTCCAACCTAACCACCatgaccgagttccttctcctcggattctctgatgttcaggagctgcagattttgcactttgtggtgtttcttgTGATTTACCTGGTagccctggtggggaatcttcttATCTTCATGGCCATAGCCTttgaccaccaccttcacacccccatgtacttcttcctgatgaatctgtccatcctagaccttggctccatctctgtcacagTTCCCAAATCCATGGCAAACTCCCTCATGAACAGCAAGtccatttcctatgctggatgtgttgcccaagtctttttCCTCTTATTCTTTTTGGGAGCAGATTTTTCCTTTCTCACCATCATGGCGTACGACCGATATgttgccatctgccaaccactgcactatgagagaatgatgaacagcagagcttgtgtccaaatggcagccagtgcctggatcacTGGGATTCTCAACTCTGTACTACACACCAGGAACACGTTTGCATTGACCTTCTGTGGcggcaacatggtggatcagttcttctgtgagatCCCGCAGCTACTCAAACTCTCCTGCTCTGACTCATATCTGAGTGAATTTGGCGTTCTTGCATTCAGTGCGTGTTTACTCTtaggctgctttgtttttatcattgtgtcatatgttcagatcttcaaatcagtgctcagaatcccctctgagcagggccggcataaagccttctccacctgccttcctcacctcactgtggtctccttgtttgttTTCACTGGGTCCTTTGCCTACctaaaacccacctccagctccccatctgctctGGATCTTGTGGTGGCAGTTCTCTATTCCGTATTGCCACAAATCATGAATCCAAttgtctacagcctgaggaacaaggagatgaaCGCTGCCCTGAGAAGACTGACTGGGTGTAGGTAA